The Erigeron canadensis isolate Cc75 chromosome 4, C_canadensis_v1, whole genome shotgun sequence genome window below encodes:
- the LOC122595966 gene encoding probable methyltransferase PMT5, giving the protein MRRPLFNKFSVIFGPRPPWSWLLLCCVSVLALIVVLSSSSFTSFESVTFSIKSDIYTNYRRLKEQTASDYLELTNLSSGLDNLEVGICGKEREHYVPCYNVSENLLTGFKDGEEFDRHCELSQDHEECLVRPPKDYKTPLSWPVGRDVIWNANVRISKDQFLSSGSMTKRLMLLEENQISFHSDDGLLFDGVKEYSHQVAEMIGLGSDAEFLQAGVRTVLDIGCGFGSFGAHLLSLKLMAVCMAAYELTGSQVQLSLERGLPAVIGNFISRKLPFPSLSYDMVHCAQCGILWDQKDGIFLIEVDRILKPGGYFVLHGTSLSTKQGSMASPIEKFTEKICWTLIAQQEETFVWQKTIDAQCYSSGKQGVIPLCAHEGIQSYYQPLASCIEGTNSKRWVPVQNRSSSFQISPADLEIHEIRQDEFYEDLESSRLALRNYWSLLTPLIFSDHPKRPGDEDPLPPYNMIRNVMDMNARYGGFNSAFLEAGKSVWVMNVVPLGTRNTLPFILDQGFAGVLHDWCEPFPTYPRTYDMVHANGLLSNLITEGCSMKRLLLEMDRILRPEGWVVLSDKLVPIEKARMIATQIRWEARVIDLDNGSDQRLLVCQKPFLRK; this is encoded by the exons ATGAGAAGACCtttgtttaataaattttcTGTTATTTTCGGGCCTAGACCCCCGTGGAGTTGGCTGCTTCTGTGTTGCGTTAGTGTTCTTGCACTAATTGTTGTGTTAAGCTCATCTTCTTTTACCTCATTTGAGTCGGTTACTTTTAGTATAAAGTCGGACATATATACGAATTATAGAAGGTTAAAGGAGCAAACAGCGAGTGATTATTTGGAGTTAACAAATTTGTCTTCTGGACTTGATAATTTGGAGGTTGGGATATGTGGCAAGGAAAGAGAACATTATGTTCCTTGCTATAATGTTTCTGAAAATTTGTTAACGGGGTTTAAAGATGGTGAGGAGTTTGATCGGCATTGTGAATTATCACAAGACCATGAAGAGTGTTTGGTTCGTCCTCCaaaagattataaaactccCCTGAGTTGGCCCGTTGGTAGAGATGTAATATGGAATGCAAATGTCAGAATTAGCAAAGATCAGTTTCTTTCTTCCGGGAGCATGACAAAAAG GTTAATGCTATTGGAAGAGAATCAAATTTCTTTTCACTCAGATGACGGGTTACTCTTTGATGGTGTTAAAGAATACTCCCATCAAGTTGCAGAAATGATCGGATTGGGCAGTGATGCCGAATTTCTTCAAGCTGGT GTACGCACCGTGCTTGATATCGGTTGTGGGTTTGGTAGCTTTGGGGCTCATTTACTCTCACTGAAACTAATGGCTGTGTGTATGGCTGCATATGAGCTAACAGGAAGTCAGGTTCAGTTATCTCTTGAAAGAGGTCTTCCAGCAGTTATTGGCAATTTCATATCAAGGAAACTTCCATTTCCGTCATTGTCATATGACATGGTTCATTGTGCACAATGTGGCATCTTATGGGACCAAAAAG ATGGAATATTTCTTATTGAAGTTGATCGGATACTGAAGCCCGGAGGCTACTTTGTTTTACACGGAACCTCATTAAGTACAAAGCAAGGAAGCATGGCCAGCCCCATCGAAAAATTCACTGAGAAGATCTGCTGGACACTAATAGCTCAACAAGAAGAAACTTTCGTATGGCAGAAAACAATTGATGCCCAATGCTACTCTTCTGG CAAACAGGGTGTGATTCCACTATGTGCTCATGAGGGTATTCAATCGTATTATCAGCCACTTGCATCCTGTATAGAAGGAACTAACAGCAAACGTTGGGTCCCTGTTCAGAACAGGTCTTCTAGTTTTCAAATAAGCCCTGCTGATCTGGAAATTCATG AAATTCGGCAGGATGAATTCTATGAGGACTTGGAGTCTTCTCGTTTAGCTCTGAGAAATTATTGGTCATTGCTTACTCCCTTGATATTTTCTGATCACCCCAAAAGGCCCGGGGATGAAGATCCATTACCTCCATATAATATGATACGGAATGTGATGGACATGAATGCACGTTACGGGGGTTTTAATTCTGCATTTTTAGAAGCAGGAAAGTCTGTGTGGGTGATGAATGTAGTGCCTCTTGGGACTCGGAATACACTCCCATTTATACTTGATCAAGGTTTTGCTGGTGTTTTGCATGACTG GTGTGAACCCTTTCCCACTTATCCACGGACGTATGACATGGTTCATGCGAATGGGCTCCTCTCGAACCTTATTACAGAGGGTTGCAGCATGAAAAGGTTACTTTTGGAGATGGATCGTATTCTACGGCCGGAG GGTTGGGTTGTTCTTTCAGACAAGTTGGTTCCTATAGAGAAGGCACGAATGATTGCTACTCAGATACGATGGGAAGCAAGAGTAATTGATCTTGATAATGGTAGTGACCAAAGACTACTTGTTTGCCAAAAGCCATTTCTAAGAAAATGA
- the LOC122595460 gene encoding probable mitochondrial-processing peptidase subunit beta, mitochondrial, whose product MAIRHLLTLSRHSHRPIRSYSTATATALTGASEPRVPPSPPHPNEMIYDRISEQVKSKLKKLENPNPKFLKHNSPYPVTTDHTSILKSPETRVTTLPNGLRVATSANGENKTATVGVWIDSGARFEAEGANGVANFVEHLAKKGVRSIGEEIENMGGCLDGSTGREQTSFYVKCMGSDVNKGVGILSEILQNSRLDDRVIDQERSEILRQIGKANEQSDDVIFNHLHATAFQYTPLGRTVLGPAENIKKITKKDIEDYASTNYAAHRVVISASGAVKHEDVVEQVKKTFTKLSANPMTTSQLVEKEPAIFTGSEIRMRDDDAPLARFAVAFNGASWTDPDSLALMVIQAMLGTWNASTLAGKHSGSQLVQMAAISELAETMMAFNMNYKDTGLFGVYAVAKADCLDDLAFAIMQEMTKLCYRVGDDDVTRALNKLKSSLLLHLDGTTATADDIGRQLLSYGRRIPFAELFARIDAINAATIKRVANRFIFDQDIAIAASGPVKLLPDYNWFRRRTYMLRY is encoded by the exons ATGGCGATCCGCCATCTCCTCACACTCTCCCGCCACTCTCACCGTCCAATCCGCTCTTACTCAACCGCTACAGCCACCGCACTCACCGGCGCGTCAGAGCCACGCGTCCCTCCATCACCACCACACCCTAACGAAATGATCTACGACCGTATCTCCGAGCAAGTGAAATCAAAGCTCAAAAAGCTcgaaaaccctaaccctaagtTCCTAAAACACAATTCACCATATCCTGTAACAACCGATCACACATCGATTCTCAAATCACCTGAGACACGTGTCACCACGCTACCAAACGGTCTCCGTGTTGCCACGTCAGCTAACGGCGAGAATAAGACGGCCACGGTTGGTGTTTGGATCGATTCCGGGGCGAGATTTGAAGCTGAGGGAGCAAATGGTGTGGCGAATTTCGTCGAACATTTGGCGAAAAAAGGGGTAAGGAGTATTGGTGAAGAGATTGAGAATATGGGAGGGTGTTTGGATGGAAGTACAGGTAGAGAACAGACTAGTTTTTATGTGAAGTGTATGGGTAGTGATGTGAACAAAGGGGTGGGTATATTGTCTGAAATTTTGCAGAATTCTAGACTCGATGATCGGGTTATTGATCAAGAGCGATCCGAGATTCTTCGCCAAATCGGaaag GCGAATGAACAGAGCGATGATGTAATCTTTAACCATTTGCACGCTACTGCTTTCCAATACACTCCTCTTGGTAGGACTGTTCTTGGACCTGCTGAAAACATTAAGAAGATAACAAAGAAGGATATCGAAGATTATGCTTCAACCAACTATGCTGCTCACAGAGTG GTTATCTCTGCCTCTGGAGCTGTTAAACATGAGGATGTTGTGGAGCAGGTGAAGAAAACATTTACAAAATTGTCAGCCAATCCGATGACTACATCACAGTTAGTTGAAAAGGAGCCAGCCATATTCACTGGATCGGAG ATCCGCATGAGGGATGACGACGCTCCTCTTGCACGTTTTGCTGTTGCATTCAATGGAGCATCATGGACTGATCCTGACTCATTGGCCTTGATGGTTATACAAGCTATGCTTGGGACGTGGAACGCATCCACATTAGCGGGCAAGCATTCGGG CTCACAGCTTGTGCAGATGGCGGCAATCAGTGAACTTGCTGAGACCATGATGGCTTTCAACATGAACTATAAAGACACAGGACTATTTGGTGTGTATGCTGTTGCTAAG GCGGATTGTTTAGATGATTTGGCTTTTGCAATCATGCAAGAGATGACTAAACTGTGTTACCGAGTTGGGGATGACGATGTTACTCGTGCTCTAAATAAG CTGAAATCTTCATTGCTTCTCCATCTGGATGGAACAACTGCAACTGCTGATGACATTGGACGCCAG cTACTTTCTTATGGCCGAAGAATTCCATTTGCTGAGTTATTTGCTAGAATAGATGCTATTAATGCTGCCACCATCAAACGTGTGGCCAACAGATTCATATTTGATCAG GACATTGCAATAGCAGCATCTGGACCAGTGAAACTATTGCCAGACTATAATTGGTTCCGTCGTAGGACTTACATGCTCCGTTACTAG